The genomic region TATCATGCAAATGACGACAACGAGAACAAGCTGAAATTCTCAGGAAATATTCCAAGTGCCTGGTTAGCATTGCCCATCGTATTTATCCTGGTTTTTACCATGTCTGTTTGAGTTATATATGTACTAAGGATTTCAGTTTTGTCGTATGTATATGTTTGCTAGTTATGCCACATTCTCAGCACTTGGTAGGTGGCCCATGCGTCATGACAAATAAAGTGCAGCCTGAAAACATTTTTTAAGGAACAAAACATACATCTTTCTTATCTTCATCAGTCTGAAGTCCAAATGGCAGCATAGCAGCTGCCACAAATATTGCTTGCTTAATTCTGTCAACGAATTCATGCATTGCGTGAATCACACTCAGCCCTCCACTGCCATGCCCAATGAGAATCACCTGAAATTCGATCAAAATGAGTTTAAAAAGGTAAACCAAATCGCCTATAACTCTTCGCCATTTTGGACACATGTCCCTAATTATAAGCAGCTTCACAATCACAACAAAGCAACAAACTACCTTCAGCACTTTGTGGCCATAAGTAGTTTATAAATTAGCAGCAATACTGCAGGATCCTACCTTCTCGCCCTCCGGCAAGGCGGAGATGAGGCGCAGGAGCGGCTTGTCATACTGGTCGAATGACCGGACAGTGTTGGGGTCGGTGGGGTCTACGCCACTTCCAGCAAGGTCTATGCAGGTCACCTGGTAGCCGGAGCCCTCAAGGAGCCACCGGAGCTTGAACCAGCACCACCCTCCATGACCTTCCCCATGAACAAGCACAAAATGCTCCCCTGCCATGCCCGTTCAGTATCTGCCTATTGAGTACATCATTACCTCTCTGTACCAATCACCGGGACAACTGCATTTGTGCGGCCAGTTCCAAATGTCAAAACCAAGCAGGTCGTCCATTGAGGTCTACTATAAATGGATGCCATGCCAGGTGCTCTCTGCATATCTTGCATGTAAAATGGCAGGATATAGCGTGTGGACCAGCTGGTTTCTCTCCTCCCTGCATTGTGTTTGGCATTTGGCCCTGACGGACGTGCTAACTTATCGGAGGATGTTTTGCGGTGTTAATTTCTGGTTTTAGACCATGATATATTCACGCGTGGTACATCTGGAACTTTACAGCCTTGTTGATAACTTAATTGGCATGCAAGTAACATCACACAGTGAAGACTGGAGAAGTGGAGAATACAAGAGCAGGAGCAGCTAGGCGTCTCCCAGACAGTGCATGCATGGTGTACAAGTGGTCACAGTAACTTGACGATGAGCTGAAAGAGACGCTCCGGTGCGGAGAAGAAGGGGCTGTGGTCGGTGTCCATGGCCACAACCTTGCCCGGTGGCCACCGGCGAATCATCGCCTCCTGCTGCTCCGGCTTCACCATGCAATCCTTTGCCGTTGTTATGTACACGCGCCGCACCTGGTCGATTGCGCTGCTGTCCCCGCCGCCTCTCCCAAACCTGGCTGCGCTCAAGGCGGCAGGCCATGGACGGAGCAGGATGGAGGCAAGCGCAGAGTCCTGAACAAACATCTTATAGTTACAGTGCCACGACCATGGCATATAACACATCGGCAGATGATTCAGCGTTGCAATTCCATTAACCAACCTCTTGGGGGCTTTGCTGGGACAGGATCATGCGCTGGAACTCTGGCCGCAGTGCTGCACTCGTTGGCGGGTGATCCATTCCAAGACCAAATGCTAGGTCATACACGTCCCCGAGCTCGGATAAATCAGGTACGCCCTGTTAAATATCAGCTGAAATTCTTGAAAGGAAGAACTAATGGTAGCTGCTACTGTAACCGGACATAATGAGAGTTTAAATGAGCTTATGATAAGAGAGTTCAGGCAGTCACATCTTTGATGTCTTGTTCCGTTTGGTAGCCAAACGGGAGCATGGTTGCTGCTATGAAGATTGCCTGCTTAATCCTTTCGCTGAATAAATGCATTGCATGGGTCACACTTAGCCCTCCTGCGCTGTGCCCAACCAAAATCACCTGAGGAAATCAATATGCTACCATTAGTTTTGTTATTGTGCCAGTATCAATCAGTAACACGAGATTTCCTTGTTATTGTGAGTAAATTTCTTTGATTCTCGGTATACTATACACTTTTATCCCACAAAGCCACATTTTTTCATCTATCATAATTTCCCTAAGGTACACAATTTCTTATTTCGATGGTTTTGGCAAGCGGCCTTGTTATAAAGGGTTTTTTTTCCAGGGAAGTTACACTAGGCCGTTGCGCGTCTCATCAGTCTATTGGAAGTCATAGAAAGTGGTTTCCTAATAAAGAGCAACGCAAAATAAGTCTGATCATAAAACATATATGTGTTGAAAGTAGTTCTTAAAAGAATGTAGTTTAAAGCTATATTTTGGTCCCCTGAGACTGAAAGAGTGATGCAGTGGGATGTGGGTACATGGTTACTGTCGTCACCTTTTCGCCGTCCGGCAGCGCGGACAGGAGGTCGACGAGCGGCGCGGTGTACTCGTCGAACGACCGGACAGAGCCGGGGTCGACGCGGCTGccggctgccccggcaaggtcGACGCAGGAGACGCGGTGGCCGGAGCCCCGGAGCAGGGGCAGGAGCCTGAACCAGCACCAGGCGCCGTGGCCGGCACCGTGCACTAGGACAAAATGCTCCTTGCTCTCGGTAGCATCACCGCCGGCGTCCATCTCGTCAATAACTTGTAGTACCACTACGATTGTCTGTGCGCCTGTCTATCTATCCGCGGTTGCATGCCCTTTAATGACGAGCTATTTATATAGGCGAGGCCAAGCA from Triticum aestivum cultivar Chinese Spring chromosome 4A, IWGSC CS RefSeq v2.1, whole genome shotgun sequence harbors:
- the LOC123086454 gene encoding methylesterase 17 produces the protein MDAGGDATESKEHFVLVHGAGHGAWCWFRLLPLLRGSGHRVSCVDLAGAAGSRVDPGSVRSFDEYTAPLVDLLSALPDGEKVILVGHSAGGLSVTHAMHLFSERIKQAIFIAATMLPFGYQTEQDIKDGVPDLSELGDVYDLAFGLGMDHPPTSAALRPEFQRMILSQQSPQEDSALASILLRPWPAALSAARFGRGGGDSSAIDQVRRVYITTAKDCMVKPEQQEAMIRRWPPGKVVAMDTDHSPFFSAPERLFQLIVKLL